A DNA window from Anoplolepis gracilipes chromosome 13, ASM4749672v1, whole genome shotgun sequence contains the following coding sequences:
- the Exu gene encoding maternal protein exuperantia — protein MVSSTMTEVEPMKKLYGAMGIAPGDYRLVGWDMDTTGKKVIDEICQIAAYTPNSTYSQYVMPYKDLNPTAIKRHSMKVVTNGKFRVLRNSKTNEVIKSKSEVSALTDFLSYLETMKENADGVILVYHEPRKVIPAMLLESLKKYDLLDRFKQTVKGFANGFNIAEDKCANMAHIYSLRTLSRTLLKKEMNLGNAQDRASLALQIAQYLCTIDNVKVEDSNVDNDAVTKKTSEMIREFAQPIDIEEQEHNELKMVFERQNNLRPIFSALFRMNRRERQHASPLRRLLAEAGIVYSELQDAWTNAKKDGLEHLMKEKLPKVDEKKMEDLMIILERHFDPEKKPKSKVSEKKGIKLRNEKKISDDKENNNKSDSGHDSPDTPDTPDTPDTPDTPDTTTSGSPVKMNGDGIEIKAQECVLTQEECTDDV, from the exons ATGGTATCCTCGACGATGACGGAAGTGGAAccgatgaaaaaattatatggtgCGATGGGCATCGCACCGGGCGATTATCGTTTGGTCGGCTGGGACATGGACACTACCGGTAAAAAGGTCATCGACGAAATCTGTCAAATAGCTGCGTACACCCCCAACTCCACTTACTCTCAGTATGTAATGCCATATAAGGATCTCAATCCGACCGCCATAAAGCGACACAGTATGAAGGTCGTGACCAACGGCAAATTCCGCGTGCTCAGGAACAGCAAGACCAACGAG gTAATCAAATCCAAGAGCGAAGTGTCCGCGTTGACAGATTTCTTGAGCTATCTGGAGACAATGAAAGAAAACGCGGACGGTGTAATTTTGGTTTACCACGAGCCACGCAAGGTCATTCCAGCAATGTTACTCGAGTCGTTAAAGAAGTATGATCTTCTCGATCGGTTCAAGCAGACAGTCAAGGGATTCGCGAATGGATTCAACATCGCCGAGGACAAATGCGCAAACATGGCACATATTTATTCCCTTCGAACTCTGTCACGCACACTGTTGAAAAAG GAAATGAATCTGGGAAATGCGCAAGATAGAGCATCGTTGGCGTTGCAAATAGCGCAATACTTATGCACGATTGATAACGTTAAGGTCGAAGATAGTAACGTGGACAATGATGCAGTTACGAAAAAAACGAGCGAGATGATTCGAGAATTCGCGCAACCTATTGATATTGAGGAGCAAGAACACAACG AGCTAAAGATGGTATTTGAGCGACAGAATAACTTACGACCGATATTCAGCGCCTTGTTCCGCATGAACCGCCGCGAACGTCAACACGCTAGTCCCCTCCGGCGATTGCTTGCCGAAGCCGGGATCGTGTACTCAGAGCTACAG GATGCCTGGACCAACGCGAAGAAGGATGGATTGGAGCATTTGATGAAGGAGAAGCTGCCGAAGGTcgacgagaaaaaaatggaagatCTAATGATTATTCTCGAGCGTCACTTCGATCCGGAAAAAAAACCGAAGAGCAAAGTATCGGAGAAGAAGGGTATCAAATTGAGGAACGAGAAGAAGATAAGCGACGACAAGGAGAATAACAACAAGAGCGATTCAGGCCACGACAGCCCCGACACCCCCGATACCCCCGATACCCCCGATACCCCCGATACCCCCGACACCACCACATCCGGTTCTCCCGTCAAAATGAACGGCGATGGCATTGAGATTAAAGCACAGGAGTGCGTTTTAACGCAGGAGGAGTGTACCGATGACGTTTAA